One window of Hujiaoplasma nucleasis genomic DNA carries:
- a CDS encoding formate--tetrahydrofolate ligase, producing the protein MMLSDLQIAQKAKMSHILEIAKTINLSSEDLELYGDYKAKISFDAINRYKKNPRGKIVLVTAINPTKAGEGKSTTTIGLGDSLKALGYKTMIALREPSLGPVMGMKGGAAGGGYAQVVPMEDINLHFTGDIHAIGASNNLISSVIDNHLYQGNELNINPEKVIWRRAIDMNDRSLRKIQVALSLKREVPRYDGFDITVASEVMAVLCLSKDLDDLKQRLAAMVVAYDMDDQPITVADLKIQGALVMLLKDAIKPNLVQTLEKTPALIHGGPFANIAHGANSIIATDFASRVSDYVVTEAGFGADLGMEKFMDIKMRVMDTMPSAVVIVASIRALKLHGNASDDLLDQEDVQALKDGLVNLEKHIESVKTFDRPYVVAINRFPKDTENEIQALMDWAKDNNHPISLSEVFSKGSQGGLDLAQKVVEITKDENPHENRPLYPLNMPIKNKIEIIAKKIYGADGVDYGEKALEQLQAFNHNKWNDLAICMAKTPLSLSDDPKLKGRPQNFRITVREFKPSIGAGFIVALTGQVMTMPGLPKHGAYENMDVVDEKIIGLF; encoded by the coding sequence ATGATGTTATCAGATTTACAAATTGCTCAAAAAGCGAAAATGTCACATATTTTAGAGATTGCAAAAACCATTAATTTAAGTTCTGAAGATTTAGAACTCTATGGAGATTACAAGGCAAAGATTAGTTTTGACGCCATCAACCGCTACAAAAAGAATCCTAGAGGGAAAATAGTATTAGTCACAGCCATAAACCCAACCAAAGCTGGAGAAGGAAAATCGACCACCACCATTGGTTTAGGAGATTCTTTAAAAGCCTTAGGCTATAAGACAATGATCGCCTTAAGAGAACCATCTTTAGGTCCCGTCATGGGAATGAAGGGTGGAGCTGCTGGTGGAGGCTATGCTCAAGTGGTTCCTATGGAAGATATCAATCTTCATTTTACTGGAGATATTCATGCCATTGGCGCAAGCAATAACTTAATTTCATCTGTGATTGATAATCACCTATACCAAGGAAACGAACTCAATATCAATCCTGAAAAAGTTATTTGGAGAAGAGCCATTGATATGAATGACCGTTCTTTAAGAAAAATTCAAGTGGCTTTATCTTTAAAAAGAGAAGTTCCAAGATATGATGGTTTTGATATTACTGTAGCTTCTGAAGTTATGGCAGTATTATGTTTATCTAAAGATTTAGACGATTTAAAACAAAGATTAGCAGCAATGGTTGTTGCATATGATATGGATGACCAACCAATTACTGTTGCGGATTTAAAGATTCAAGGGGCTTTGGTCATGTTATTAAAAGATGCTATCAAGCCTAATTTAGTACAGACCTTAGAGAAAACACCGGCCTTAATTCATGGGGGTCCTTTTGCGAATATAGCCCACGGAGCTAATTCAATTATTGCGACTGATTTTGCTTCAAGAGTTAGTGACTATGTGGTCACAGAAGCAGGTTTTGGAGCTGATTTAGGGATGGAAAAATTCATGGATATTAAAATGCGTGTCATGGATACCATGCCTTCGGCTGTAGTCATTGTCGCGAGTATTAGAGCCTTAAAATTACATGGAAATGCATCTGATGATCTCTTAGATCAAGAAGATGTTCAAGCCTTAAAAGATGGCCTTGTGAACTTAGAAAAACATATTGAATCAGTTAAGACTTTTGACAGACCTTATGTGGTTGCTATCAATAGGTTCCCTAAAGATACCGAAAATGAAATTCAAGCCCTTATGGATTGGGCAAAAGATAATAATCATCCGATTTCTTTATCTGAAGTTTTTTCTAAGGGTAGTCAAGGTGGATTAGATCTTGCTCAAAAGGTTGTAGAAATTACCAAAGATGAAAATCCACATGAAAATAGACCATTATACCCATTAAATATGCCAATTAAAAATAAAATTGAAATTATTGCTAAAAAAATCTATGGGGCAGATGGCGTAGATTATGGTGAAAAAGCTTTAGAACAACTTCAAGCTTTTAACCATAATAAGTGGAATGATTTAGCTATTTGTATGGCTAAGACACCATTGTCTTTATCAGATGACCCTAAATTAAAAGGGAGACCACAAAATTTTAGAATTACAGTTAGAGAATTTAAACCGTCGATAGGTGCTGGTTTTATCGTGGCATTGACTGGACAAGTGATGACCATGCCTGGTTTACCTAAACATGGTGCTTATGAAAACATGGATGTTGTTGATGAAAAAATAATTGGATTGTTTTAG
- a CDS encoding HD domain-containing protein, whose translation MDKERFIDIYRQYIKREGSEDLLNYLLSSKSDFFEAPCSTRYHLSEPGGLCKHSLNVYDCLKAYMERPRVKDVYQLKASDESIAIVALLHDLCKVNVYKKTMRNMKNDQGQWVQVPSYNFDDDLPYGHGEKSVYIISGFMKLTREEAFAIRYHMGFSAGEETMNVGKAFQLYPLAFALSTADMEATYFLEN comes from the coding sequence ATGGATAAGGAACGTTTTATTGACATATATCGACAATATATCAAAAGAGAAGGATCTGAAGATTTATTAAATTACTTATTATCTAGCAAAAGTGATTTTTTTGAAGCTCCTTGTTCAACAAGGTATCATTTATCTGAACCAGGTGGCCTTTGTAAACATTCACTAAATGTTTATGATTGCTTAAAGGCTTATATGGAAAGACCTCGGGTCAAAGACGTCTATCAATTAAAGGCAAGTGATGAGTCTATCGCTATTGTGGCTTTACTTCATGACTTATGTAAAGTTAATGTCTATAAAAAAACCATGAGGAATATGAAGAACGATCAAGGACAATGGGTCCAAGTACCTTCCTATAATTTTGATGATGATCTTCCATATGGTCATGGTGAAAAATCAGTATATATTATTTCAGGTTTTATGAAATTGACTAGGGAAGAAGCCTTCGCTATTCGCTATCATATGGGCTTTTCAGCCGGTGAAGAAACAATGAATGTTGGTAAAGCTTTTCAGCTTTATCCTCTAGCTTTTGCCTTGTCCACTGCGGATATGGAGGCTACTTATTTTTTAGAAAATTAA
- a CDS encoding MATE family efflux transporter — translation MKKVNNVTQGKIFEKLVLLAIPILLTTLSQMAYNLTDIFWIGRVDTIGLSETDAVAAVGTASYLTWFCFGVILIAKIGTSVRISHAVGRDEMDKVNVYASNGLLLQTVLGLVFSLLTLFFSKAYLSIFNIESQTIIEYAMDYIPIIGGLIIVQFIVHGFVAINEGLGQTKINLLILSVGFIFNMILDPLFILVFKLGLTGAAIATVSSQIVTLIIFYIVYHKLNPEVRAFKVKNFNLDAMKKIIKVGLPVGTQSMFFTLIAIYVARQIYLFGEDVVAAQRIGVQIEQLTWMIASGFQTAITVFVGQNFGAKAFDRVRISVAYAAMVLIPYSLLITGLLYFIPGSLMSIFVDEPATIKHGIVYLQIIAFSQIFMIIEGIGTGFFNGIAKSYVPSINGIVGNSLRIPLVIILIKTMDERGIWWSINISTMVKALVILIVFAYFFSRIEQVKVKKLVLK, via the coding sequence ATGAAGAAAGTAAATAACGTTACTCAGGGTAAAATATTTGAAAAACTGGTTTTATTAGCCATCCCAATTCTATTAACAACCTTAAGTCAGATGGCTTACAATCTTACAGATATCTTTTGGATTGGCAGGGTAGATACAATTGGCCTTTCTGAAACAGATGCTGTAGCGGCTGTAGGAACAGCTTCTTATTTAACTTGGTTTTGTTTTGGTGTTATATTGATTGCTAAAATAGGGACATCTGTCAGAATTTCACACGCAGTGGGGCGTGATGAGATGGACAAAGTTAATGTCTATGCAAGTAATGGTTTATTATTGCAAACTGTTCTAGGACTTGTTTTTTCATTATTAACCTTATTTTTTTCAAAGGCTTATTTATCTATTTTTAATATTGAATCACAAACAATCATAGAATATGCAATGGATTATATTCCTATTATTGGTGGTTTAATTATTGTTCAGTTTATCGTTCATGGTTTTGTAGCTATTAATGAAGGACTTGGTCAAACGAAGATTAATTTATTGATTTTATCAGTTGGTTTTATATTCAATATGATATTAGACCCCTTGTTTATTTTGGTCTTTAAACTTGGTTTGACAGGCGCAGCGATTGCGACTGTATCATCACAAATAGTAACTTTAATTATTTTTTATATTGTTTATCATAAGTTAAATCCTGAAGTAAGAGCTTTTAAAGTCAAGAATTTTAATTTAGATGCTATGAAGAAAATCATCAAAGTAGGGTTGCCAGTAGGAACACAATCTATGTTTTTTACATTGATTGCTATTTATGTTGCTAGGCAAATTTATTTGTTTGGTGAAGACGTTGTGGCTGCTCAAAGAATTGGCGTTCAAATTGAACAATTAACTTGGATGATTGCTAGTGGTTTTCAAACAGCCATTACTGTTTTTGTAGGTCAAAACTTTGGGGCGAAAGCCTTTGACCGGGTTAGGATATCTGTGGCTTACGCTGCTATGGTTTTAATCCCTTATTCTTTATTAATCACAGGTCTATTGTACTTTATACCGGGTTCTTTAATGAGTATATTTGTTGATGAACCTGCCACCATTAAACATGGTATTGTCTATTTACAAATCATTGCTTTTTCTCAAATCTTTATGATTATTGAAGGGATAGGGACTGGTTTCTTTAATGGGATTGCTAAATCATATGTTCCATCCATTAATGGAATTGTTGGTAATAGTTTAAGAATACCCTTGGTCATAATATTAATTAAAACCATGGATGAAAGAGGAATATGGTGGTCTATTAATATTTCGACCATGGTCAAAGCCTTGGTTATCTTAATCGTATTTGCTTATTTCTTCTCTAGGATAGAACAAGTTAAAGTAAAAAAGTTAGTACTAAAGTAA
- a CDS encoding ABC transporter ATP-binding protein: MVRKFISYYKNHKKVFYLDMISAFLMSGIDLLYPIALRVMLNDYIPDGNMKYIIYLGLALLLIYIIRARLSFYVTYNGHMMGVFIERDMRHDLFEKYEELDYEFYDDNQTGVLMSYITNHLHDISEMAHHVPEDMFISGIMFLGSFIFLATISLVLTIIIFSFVIIIVWFSWWRRKKMLEAQRKVRKSHGELNSKIENSLSGIRLTKAYNNENYELNRFTDVNHHYANSRKLSYFQMGIFHVGNQFFLNMLNLLLLVVGGLFVFYDYIDYVDLFTYYLYISFLTRPINRLIAMIEQIQNGVSGFEKFYQVMQVDKKIKVLDPVVPLENPKGHITFNNVDFHYGKDAHQVLHKFNLAIKAGEKIGLIGETGVGKSTISKLIPRFYDPIAGEILIDGKDIKHYDVSSLRKAIGHVQQDVFIFYGTIRENILYGNLEATDEDVIEAAKKARVHDYIMTLENAYDTIAGEKGVKLSGGQKQRIAIARLFLKKPKIVILDEATSALDNVTERLIQEAFDELIKDKTAIIIAHRLSTVKSVDRIIVLGDEGIVEMGNHEELMNLKGIYYSLMNE; the protein is encoded by the coding sequence ATGGTTAGAAAATTTATTTCATATTACAAAAATCATAAAAAAGTATTTTATTTAGACATGATCTCGGCATTTTTAATGTCAGGAATTGATTTATTATATCCGATTGCCTTAAGGGTGATGTTGAATGATTATATACCTGATGGTAATATGAAATATATTATCTATCTAGGACTTGCCTTATTATTGATTTATATAATTAGGGCTAGATTATCATTTTATGTGACTTATAATGGCCATATGATGGGTGTCTTTATAGAAAGAGATATGCGTCATGACTTGTTTGAAAAATATGAAGAGTTGGATTATGAATTTTATGATGATAATCAAACCGGGGTTTTAATGTCGTACATTACCAATCACCTTCATGATATATCCGAAATGGCTCATCATGTACCAGAAGATATGTTTATTTCTGGAATTATGTTTCTTGGTTCATTTATATTTCTTGCGACCATATCCTTGGTTCTTACCATCATCATTTTTTCATTTGTGATTATCATTGTTTGGTTTTCTTGGTGGCGTCGAAAAAAAATGCTTGAAGCCCAAAGAAAAGTTAGGAAGAGTCATGGTGAACTTAATTCAAAAATTGAGAATTCTTTATCAGGTATTCGCTTGACTAAGGCATATAATAATGAAAACTATGAGTTAAATAGGTTCACTGATGTCAATCATCATTATGCAAATTCAAGAAAATTGTCATATTTTCAAATGGGTATTTTTCATGTGGGTAATCAGTTCTTCTTGAATATGTTGAATTTGCTCTTACTGGTGGTGGGAGGTTTATTTGTTTTCTACGATTATATTGACTATGTTGATTTATTTACTTATTACTTATATATATCATTTTTAACAAGACCGATTAACCGTTTAATCGCCATGATTGAACAAATTCAAAATGGTGTTTCTGGTTTTGAAAAATTTTATCAGGTTATGCAAGTTGATAAAAAAATTAAAGTTTTAGATCCGGTTGTACCTTTAGAAAACCCTAAAGGTCATATTACTTTTAATAATGTAGATTTTCATTATGGTAAAGATGCTCATCAGGTACTCCATAAATTCAATCTAGCAATTAAAGCTGGTGAAAAAATTGGTTTGATTGGTGAAACAGGTGTTGGAAAATCAACCATTTCTAAGTTAATACCAAGGTTTTATGATCCTATTGCTGGTGAAATACTGATTGATGGTAAAGATATTAAACATTATGATGTATCTTCATTAAGAAAAGCCATTGGTCATGTCCAACAAGACGTTTTTATATTCTACGGAACCATAAGAGAGAATATTTTATATGGCAATCTAGAAGCTACTGATGAAGATGTTATTGAAGCAGCTAAAAAAGCAAGAGTTCATGATTATATTATGACTTTAGAAAATGCTTATGATACAATAGCTGGTGAAAAGGGTGTTAAATTATCTGGTGGTCAAAAGCAAAGAATTGCGATTGCTAGATTGTTTTTAAAGAAACCAAAAATTGTTATTCTTGATGAAGCAACATCTGCCCTTGATAATGTGACTGAAAGATTAATTCAAGAGGCATTTGATGAATTAATCAAAGATAAAACAGCCATTATAATTGCCCATCGTTTATCGACGGTTAAATCTGTGGATAGGATTATTGTTTTGGGTGATGAAGGCATTGTAGAAATGGGAAACCATGAAGAATTAATGAATTTAAAAGGTATTTATTATTCTTTAATGAATGAATAG
- a CDS encoding alpha/beta hydrolase, whose product MDSYVYLIFTFIFVFLLYAYVALHIAISIVTPKVRKLSVTRLEESERDTSLIPFYDKNKTNEYMIKSKYGYDLAVYELITNDKNKDFVLIDHGYTYSHYGSIKYAKMMMDLGFNVVMYDHRFHGKSGGKNSTLGYYEKDDLKTIIDHLFQLYGPIYLGTYGESMGSSTVLLEQAIDDRVQFVISDAGFKDLKTQIARQLKVKRIPYKIFYPMVNLFVYFIAKANLSKVSPMKSIENSTIPMMFIHGKDDDYIPYQDSVDMFESYQGPKMLFLAEKQAFHARSYYFNKEVYYQKLKDFKDTYLRNSNL is encoded by the coding sequence ATGGATTCGTATGTGTATTTAATTTTTACATTTATTTTTGTTTTTTTACTTTATGCTTATGTTGCTTTACATATCGCTATATCTATAGTCACGCCTAAAGTAAGAAAATTATCAGTTACAAGATTAGAAGAATCTGAAAGAGATACTTCTTTAATTCCCTTCTATGATAAGAATAAAACCAATGAGTATATGATTAAATCTAAGTATGGATATGATTTAGCTGTCTATGAATTGATCACCAATGACAAAAATAAAGATTTTGTTCTTATAGATCATGGCTATACTTATTCACACTATGGATCGATAAAATATGCAAAAATGATGATGGACCTAGGATTTAATGTTGTCATGTATGATCACAGGTTCCATGGTAAAAGTGGTGGTAAAAATTCGACACTAGGATATTATGAAAAAGATGACCTTAAGACCATTATTGACCATCTTTTTCAATTGTATGGTCCAATCTATTTAGGAACCTATGGGGAATCAATGGGTAGTTCAACGGTTTTACTTGAACAAGCCATCGATGATCGGGTTCAATTTGTAATTTCAGATGCAGGTTTTAAAGATTTGAAAACACAAATCGCAAGACAATTGAAAGTAAAAAGAATTCCTTATAAAATCTTTTACCCCATGGTTAATCTTTTTGTATATTTTATTGCTAAGGCTAATTTATCTAAAGTATCTCCCATGAAATCTATAGAAAATAGCACCATCCCTATGATGTTTATCCATGGTAAAGATGATGATTATATACCTTACCAAGATAGTGTAGATATGTTTGAAAGTTACCAAGGTCCGAAAATGCTTTTCCTAGCAGAAAAGCAAGCTTTTCATGCTAGATCATATTATTTTAACAAAGAAGTTTACTATCAAAAATTAAAAGACTTTAAAGATACTTATTTAAGAAACTCAAACTTATAA
- a CDS encoding FeoA family protein has protein sequence MTLQDIVPGQTCIIKAIRTNNLRKRIIDMGLIIGTQVYVKKTAPLGDPVEIIVRGYSLTLRKAEARTILVERLDTE, from the coding sequence ATGACACTTCAAGACATTGTTCCTGGTCAAACATGTATAATTAAGGCAATAAGAACAAATAATTTAAGAAAAAGAATCATTGATATGGGGTTGATCATTGGGACCCAAGTCTATGTGAAAAAAACAGCACCTTTAGGTGATCCTGTTGAAATAATTGTACGAGGATATTCTTTAACACTAAGAAAGGCAGAAGCTAGAACTATCTTGGTAGAAAGGTTGGACACTGAATGA
- the feoB gene encoding ferrous iron transport protein B produces the protein MNIALIGNPNAGKTTLFNQLTGSNQSVGNWPGVTVEKKSGKLKSDKIEANIIDLPGIYSLSTISLEEEIASSYVMDRKMDLIINIVDASNLERNLFLTYQLLDSNIPMVVALNGMDIIQRNEEHIDYQSLSKALDLPVIPISASKKIGIDDLIKAIEVFDFSKERKLIQYNEMVESYIKVFDNYIKDRFLSIRFFEDGLVALDHAKVSEKDQPILIELYNKSKEELELDIDMVLPDARYQQIINLIHQIYKKNDLIKETTTDKIDKILTHKYMGLPIFIGIMFSVFFLAFGPLGTWITDQFVWLIDEFFALIIRLVDNLGMSPYVSSLITRGIFGGLAAVVGFLPQLMILFFALAILEDSGYMSRAAFIMDRALRKFGLSGKSFIPMLIGFGCSVPAITATRTLDKDEDRKITSMIIPFVSCGAKAPIYGVFAGALFARGSYIVVFSMYLLGLLVAILSAILFKKLFFKSASANYIMELPQYRKPTIRNTWLHTWDRSKDFLIKAGTILLAAFIIIWFLSYFGLVDGKLQLLTDDQIGQSFLGYIGKALLPLFTPIGFNDWPQTVAILSGFVAKESVVGTLGILYGSTGDVVENGSALYPAIRANFTAIQAYSFMAFSLLAIPCIAAVSALKRELKSTKWFIFTLVYEMLVAYLVALLIFQIGSLPSGTIFTILFTSTIVIFVLLMVRKFIRQKGSACGSCDGCSSSSACGLPQFKEFKENIDKEKSKDEN, from the coding sequence ATGAATATAGCCTTAATAGGAAATCCTAATGCAGGAAAAACAACATTATTCAATCAGTTAACTGGTTCAAACCAGTCTGTTGGTAATTGGCCTGGAGTCACAGTTGAAAAAAAATCTGGTAAATTAAAATCAGATAAGATTGAAGCTAATATTATTGATTTACCTGGTATTTATTCTTTATCTACCATTTCGCTTGAAGAAGAAATAGCCTCTTCATATGTTATGGATAGAAAAATGGATTTAATTATCAATATTGTTGATGCCAGTAATCTAGAAAGGAATTTATTCCTAACTTATCAATTGTTAGATTCAAATATACCTATGGTAGTTGCTTTAAATGGTATGGATATCATTCAAAGAAATGAAGAACACATAGATTACCAATCCTTATCTAAAGCACTAGATTTACCGGTGATACCTATCTCAGCCAGTAAAAAAATAGGTATTGATGATTTAATTAAAGCTATCGAAGTCTTTGATTTTTCTAAAGAAAGAAAACTCATTCAATATAATGAAATGGTTGAATCATATATAAAAGTTTTTGATAATTATATCAAAGATAGGTTTTTATCAATTAGATTCTTTGAAGATGGTTTAGTGGCTTTAGACCATGCGAAAGTATCCGAAAAAGATCAACCCATACTTATAGAACTTTATAATAAGAGTAAAGAGGAGTTAGAATTAGATATTGATATGGTTTTACCTGATGCCAGGTACCAACAAATCATAAATTTAATTCATCAAATATACAAAAAGAACGATTTAATAAAAGAAACAACCACAGATAAAATAGATAAAATATTAACTCATAAATATATGGGTCTACCCATTTTCATTGGTATTATGTTCTCGGTATTCTTCTTAGCTTTTGGACCCTTGGGAACTTGGATTACAGATCAATTTGTCTGGTTGATTGATGAGTTTTTTGCCTTAATTATAAGACTCGTTGATAACCTAGGAATGAGTCCTTATGTATCGAGTTTAATCACTCGAGGTATATTTGGTGGTTTAGCAGCGGTTGTTGGTTTTTTACCACAGTTAATGATATTATTCTTTGCTCTTGCCATATTAGAAGATTCAGGATATATGTCTAGAGCTGCCTTTATTATGGATAGGGCCTTAAGAAAATTTGGCTTAAGTGGTAAATCATTTATCCCTATGCTAATAGGCTTTGGTTGTTCAGTACCTGCCATTACAGCGACCAGAACCTTGGATAAAGATGAAGACAGAAAAATAACTTCCATGATTATACCCTTTGTTTCCTGTGGGGCTAAAGCACCTATTTATGGAGTCTTTGCGGGAGCTTTATTTGCAAGAGGATCTTATATAGTTGTATTTTCAATGTATTTACTAGGATTATTAGTGGCAATTCTATCGGCCATATTATTTAAGAAGTTATTCTTTAAAAGCGCTAGTGCGAATTATATCATGGAATTACCCCAATACCGTAAACCAACCATTAGAAATACCTGGTTACATACTTGGGATAGGTCAAAAGACTTCCTTATTAAAGCAGGAACTATTTTATTAGCAGCTTTTATTATTATTTGGTTCTTAAGTTATTTTGGATTGGTTGATGGAAAATTACAATTACTTACAGACGATCAAATCGGACAAAGTTTCTTAGGGTATATCGGTAAAGCTTTATTGCCATTATTTACCCCTATTGGCTTCAATGATTGGCCACAAACAGTGGCTATATTATCAGGCTTTGTAGCTAAGGAATCTGTGGTGGGTACCTTAGGAATTCTCTATGGTTCTACAGGAGATGTTGTCGAAAACGGTTCTGCCTTATACCCAGCAATTAGAGCTAACTTTACAGCTATTCAAGCTTATTCATTTATGGCTTTCTCATTATTGGCTATACCATGTATTGCTGCAGTATCAGCCTTAAAAAGAGAGCTGAAGTCTACCAAATGGTTTATATTTACTTTGGTTTATGAAATGCTAGTGGCTTATTTAGTCGCATTACTTATCTTCCAAATTGGTTCACTTCCTTCAGGAACTATCTTTACTATCCTATTTACTTCAACAATTGTCATTTTTGTTTTATTGATGGTTAGAAAGTTTATTAGACAAAAGGGTTCAGCTTGTGGATCTTGTGATGGATGTTCATCTTCATCAGCTTGTGGCTTGCCACAATTCAAAGAATTTAAGGAAAATATTGATAAGGAGAAATCAAAAGATGAAAACTAA
- a CDS encoding metal-dependent transcriptional regulator → MKTKRYSESLENYLETIYMFGGENVKSIDLANHLDVTRASVNSAINSLIEKKLVTKALYGHISLTEEGVEVSKKILQKHELLKEFLIDILHVSPEQAENEACGIEHVISDYTASQIKKLIKSIKNDSRK, encoded by the coding sequence ATGAAAACTAAAAGATATTCTGAATCTCTAGAAAATTATTTAGAAACCATTTATATGTTTGGTGGAGAAAATGTTAAATCTATTGACTTAGCAAATCATTTAGATGTAACAAGGGCTAGTGTGAATTCGGCCATTAATTCTTTAATTGAGAAGAAACTTGTAACCAAAGCATTATATGGTCATATTTCTTTAACTGAAGAAGGTGTTGAAGTATCAAAAAAGATTTTACAAAAGCACGAACTTCTAAAAGAATTTCTTATTGATATCTTACATGTGTCTCCTGAACAAGCTGAAAACGAAGCATGCGGTATTGAACATGTAATTTCTGATTATACTGCAAGTCAAATAAAAAAATTAATCAAGTCTATAAAGAATGATTCGCGAAAGTGA
- the trmFO gene encoding methylenetetrahydrofolate--tRNA-(uracil(54)-C(5))-methyltransferase (FADH(2)-oxidizing) TrmFO, translating to MHVNIIGAGLAGCEAAYQLAKRNIKVKLYESKKQKKTPAQSLDTFAELVCSNSLRSDSLMNAAGVMKEELRKLDSLLLKAADLYKVPAGNALAVDRELFSKYITKELEKHPLIEIIHEEVTCIPQGPCILATGPLTHSGLAEDIQKFIGEDMLYFYDAIAPVIEADSIDMTKAYFKSRYDKGDADYINCPMNEEEYSNWYQEVIEAKTAEVKDFEMKVFEGCMPFEEMAKRGYQTLLFGPLKPVGLEKPGEKRPFAVVQLRQDNLKKTMYNIVGFQTHLTFSEQKRIIQMIPGLEKAKIIRYGIMHRNTFINAPHAINEYYQSKKRDDLFFAGQLSGVEGYVESIASGLVAGLNMARFLKGLNLIKMPIDSAIGSQADYIAHAPIDSFQPMNTNFGIFPDLKEKHKKKERKNLYAQRALDAIDQIIKDENIDQ from the coding sequence ATGCATGTAAATATTATTGGCGCTGGTTTAGCAGGTTGTGAAGCTGCATATCAATTGGCCAAAAGAAATATAAAAGTAAAACTATATGAAAGTAAAAAACAAAAAAAAACTCCAGCACAAAGTTTAGATACTTTTGCTGAGTTGGTTTGTTCGAATTCCTTAAGATCTGACTCTTTAATGAATGCTGCAGGTGTTATGAAAGAGGAGTTAAGAAAACTTGATTCTTTGCTTTTAAAAGCCGCAGACTTATACAAAGTACCTGCAGGTAACGCTTTGGCTGTGGATAGGGAACTATTCTCAAAATACATTACTAAAGAACTTGAAAAGCATCCCTTAATTGAAATCATCCATGAAGAAGTAACTTGTATTCCTCAAGGGCCATGTATACTAGCCACAGGTCCATTAACTCACTCAGGACTGGCTGAAGATATTCAAAAGTTTATTGGTGAAGATATGTTATATTTTTATGATGCAATTGCGCCTGTCATTGAAGCTGACTCTATTGATATGACAAAAGCCTATTTTAAAAGTCGTTATGATAAGGGTGATGCGGATTATATTAACTGCCCAATGAATGAAGAAGAGTACTCGAATTGGTACCAAGAAGTGATTGAGGCGAAAACCGCTGAAGTAAAGGATTTTGAAATGAAAGTCTTTGAAGGGTGTATGCCTTTTGAAGAGATGGCTAAACGAGGATATCAAACATTATTGTTTGGACCATTAAAGCCAGTTGGTTTAGAAAAACCAGGTGAAAAAAGACCTTTTGCTGTTGTACAATTGAGACAAGATAATTTAAAGAAAACCATGTATAATATCGTAGGTTTTCAAACACATTTGACTTTTTCTGAACAAAAGCGAATCATTCAAATGATACCAGGATTAGAAAAGGCTAAAATAATTAGATATGGAATTATGCATCGAAATACCTTTATCAATGCACCTCATGCCATTAATGAATATTATCAGTCAAAGAAAAGAGATGATTTATTCTTTGCTGGACAATTAAGCGGCGTAGAAGGATACGTTGAATCTATTGCTTCTGGTCTTGTTGCTGGATTAAATATGGCAAGGTTTTTAAAAGGTTTGAATTTAATTAAAATGCCTATAGATTCAGCTATTGGATCTCAAGCTGATTATATAGCTCATGCTCCAATAGATTCTTTCCAACCCATGAACACAAATTTTGGAATATTTCCTGATTTAAAAGAAAAACATAAGAAAAAAGAGCGTAAAAACTTATATGCTCAAAGGGCTTTAGATGCCATAGACCAAATCATAAAGGATGAAAATATTGACCAATAA